The following proteins are co-located in the Billgrantia tianxiuensis genome:
- the rplQ gene encoding 50S ribosomal protein L17 has product MRHRKSGRHLNRTSSHRQAMFKNMSVSLIEHEVIKTTLPKAKELRRVIEPLITLAKQDSVANRRLAFSRTRSKEAVGKLFNELGPRYAERPGGYVRILKCGFRTGDNAPMAFVELVDRPVAEEVEEAAAEE; this is encoded by the coding sequence ATGCGTCATCGTAAGAGTGGTCGTCACCTCAATCGTACCAGCTCGCATCGCCAGGCCATGTTCAAGAACATGAGCGTGTCGCTGATCGAGCACGAAGTGATCAAGACAACCCTGCCCAAGGCCAAGGAGCTGCGTCGCGTCATCGAGCCGCTGATCACCCTGGCCAAGCAGGACAGCGTCGCCAACCGTCGTCTGGCCTTCAGCCGTACCCGCTCGAAGGAAGCGGTCGGCAAGCTCTTCAACGAGCTGGGTCCGCGTTACGCCGAGCGTCCGGGCGGTTACGTCCGTATTCTCAAGTGCGGTTTCCGCACCGGCGACAACGCCCCCATGGCCTTCGTCGAACTCGTCGACCGCCCGGTCGCCGAGGAGGTCGAGGAAGCCGCCGCCGAGGAGTGA
- a CDS encoding DNA-directed RNA polymerase subunit alpha, with protein sequence MQRSVTEFLRPRDIKVEEISAHHAKIVLEPFERGFGHTLGNALRRILLSSMPGCAVVEVEISGVEHEYSAIEGVQEDVIEILLNLKDVAIRMHSRDEAVLSLNKQGPAVVTAGDIVLDHDVEIVNPDHVIAHVNEGAELKMQLKVARGRGYEPADARVGADDESRAIGRLQLDATFSPVRRVSYAVDAARVEQRTDLDKLIIDLETDGTLDPEEAIRRSATILQEQLAAFVDLEADKEQEVEEEEDHVDPILLRPVDDLELTVRSANCLKAENIYYIGDLIQRTEVELLKTPNLGKKSLNEIKDVLAARGLSLGMRLENWPPASLKDDKASA encoded by the coding sequence ATGCAGCGTTCAGTGACAGAGTTTCTCCGTCCGCGCGATATCAAGGTCGAAGAGATCAGCGCGCACCACGCGAAGATCGTGCTCGAGCCGTTCGAGCGTGGCTTTGGCCATACCCTGGGCAATGCGCTGCGTCGCATTCTGCTCTCGTCCATGCCCGGCTGCGCCGTGGTGGAAGTCGAGATCTCGGGTGTCGAGCATGAGTACAGCGCGATCGAGGGTGTTCAGGAAGACGTCATCGAGATTCTCCTGAACCTCAAGGACGTGGCCATCCGCATGCACAGTCGCGACGAGGCGGTGCTCTCGCTGAACAAGCAGGGCCCGGCCGTGGTGACCGCGGGCGATATCGTTCTCGACCATGACGTCGAGATCGTCAATCCCGACCACGTCATCGCTCACGTCAACGAAGGCGCCGAGCTCAAGATGCAGCTCAAGGTCGCGCGTGGTCGCGGCTACGAGCCGGCGGATGCCCGCGTGGGCGCCGACGATGAGTCGCGTGCCATCGGCCGCCTGCAGCTGGATGCCACCTTCAGCCCTGTGCGTCGTGTCTCGTATGCCGTCGATGCCGCGCGTGTCGAGCAGCGTACCGACCTCGACAAGCTGATCATCGACTTGGAAACCGACGGCACCCTGGATCCCGAAGAGGCGATCCGTCGCAGCGCCACCATCCTGCAGGAGCAGCTGGCAGCGTTCGTCGACCTGGAAGCCGACAAGGAACAGGAGGTCGAGGAGGAAGAGGATCACGTCGATCCGATCCTGCTGCGTCCCGTAGACGATCTCGAGTTGACCGTCCGCAGTGCCAACTGCTTGAAGGCCGAGAACATTTATTACATCGGCGATTTGATCCAGCGCACCGAGGTGGAGCTGCTGAAGACGCCGAACCTCGGCAAGAAGTCTTTGAACGAAATCAAGGACGTGTTGGCTGCTCGTGGTCTTTCCCTTGGCATGCGGCTGGAGAATTGGCCGCCGGCGAGCCTGAAGGACGACAAGGCCTCCGCGTGA
- the rpsD gene encoding 30S ribosomal protein S4: MARYIGPKCKLSRREGTDLFLKSGVTPFEKKCKSEQIPGVHGQRRQRLSDYGLQLREKQKVRRIYGVLEKQFRSYYKEAARRSGATGEVLLQLLESRLDNVVYRMGFGSTRSEARQLVSHKAIAVNGRTVNVASYQVKPGDVVSVREKAKNQARIQSALSIAANRGDVAWIEVDAKKMEGTFKAIPERGDLSADINENLIVELYSK, from the coding sequence ATGGCTCGTTATATTGGACCGAAGTGCAAACTGTCTCGTCGTGAAGGCACCGACCTCTTCCTCAAGAGCGGTGTGACTCCCTTCGAGAAGAAGTGCAAATCCGAGCAGATCCCGGGTGTGCACGGCCAGCGCCGTCAGCGTCTTTCCGACTACGGCTTGCAGCTTCGCGAGAAGCAGAAAGTGCGTCGTATCTACGGCGTGCTCGAAAAGCAGTTCCGCAGCTACTACAAGGAAGCCGCCCGTCGCTCCGGCGCCACCGGCGAAGTCCTGCTGCAGCTGCTCGAATCCCGACTGGACAACGTCGTCTATCGCATGGGCTTCGGTTCCACCCGTTCCGAGGCGCGCCAGCTGGTGAGCCACAAGGCGATTGCGGTCAACGGCCGTACCGTCAACGTGGCTTCCTACCAGGTCAAGCCCGGCGACGTGGTTTCCGTTCGTGAGAAGGCAAAGAACCAGGCGCGCATTCAGAGTGCGCTTTCCATCGCTGCCAACCGTGGCGATGTTGCCTGGATCGAGGTGGACGCCAAGAAGATGGAAGGCACCTTCAAGGCTATCCCGGAACGCGGCGACCTGTCGGCTGACATCAACGAAAACCTGATCGTCGAGCTGTACTCGAAGTAA
- the rpsK gene encoding 30S ribosomal protein S11 encodes MANPRSNRKKVKKQVVDAVAHIHASFNNTIVTITDRQGNALSWATAGGSGFRGSRKSTPFAAQVASERAATAAAEYGVKNVDVLVKGPGPGRESAVRALSAAGFRVQSITDATPIPHNGCRPPKKRRV; translated from the coding sequence ATGGCTAACCCGCGTAGCAACCGTAAAAAGGTTAAAAAGCAGGTAGTGGACGCCGTTGCGCACATCCACGCCTCTTTTAACAACACGATCGTGACGATCACAGACCGCCAGGGCAATGCCCTTTCCTGGGCAACTGCCGGTGGTTCGGGTTTTCGTGGTTCTCGCAAGAGCACCCCGTTCGCTGCTCAAGTGGCAAGCGAACGTGCAGCGACCGCTGCAGCCGAGTATGGTGTGAAAAACGTCGACGTGCTGGTCAAGGGCCCCGGTCCTGGCCGTGAATCCGCCGTGCGTGCGCTGAGCGCCGCCGGCTTCCGCGTGCAGAGCATCACTGACGCGACGCCCATTCCCCACAATGGCTGCCGTCCGCCGAAGAAACGCCGCGTTTAA
- the rpsM gene encoding 30S ribosomal protein S13, giving the protein MARIAGVNIPDNKHAAISLTYIFGIGRTRAQEICAATGIAPTTKVQELSSEEVDALRAEVGKYTVEGDLRRDVTLNIKRLMDLGCYRGLRHRRSLPLRGQRTKTNARTRKGPRKPIRK; this is encoded by the coding sequence ATGGCCCGTATTGCAGGCGTCAATATCCCGGACAACAAGCATGCGGCGATCTCGCTGACCTATATCTTCGGGATTGGCCGCACGCGCGCGCAGGAAATCTGTGCCGCTACCGGCATCGCGCCGACCACCAAGGTTCAGGAGCTCTCCTCTGAGGAGGTGGATGCCCTGCGTGCCGAGGTCGGCAAGTACACCGTGGAAGGTGACCTTCGTCGTGATGTGACGCTCAACATCAAGCGTCTCATGGACCTGGGTTGCTATCGTGGTCTGCGTCATCGTCGTAGTCTTCCGCTGCGTGGTCAGCGTACCAAGACTAACGCGCGTACCCGTAAGGGCCCGCGTAAGCCGATCCGCAAGTAA
- the rpmJ gene encoding 50S ribosomal protein L36 yields the protein MKVRASVKKMCRNCKIIRRNGAVRVICIEPRHKQRQG from the coding sequence ATGAAAGTTCGAGCTTCCGTCAAGAAGATGTGCCGCAACTGCAAGATCATTCGTCGCAATGGCGCGGTTCGCGTCATCTGCATCGAGCCGCGGCACAAGCAGCGCCAGGGTTGA
- the secY gene encoding preprotein translocase subunit SecY yields MAKSGNMPAMGSGLSELWARLRFVLLAIVVYRIGAHIPVPGINPDQLAALFREQQGTILGLFNMFSGGALERMSIFALGIMPYISASIIMQLLTAVSPHLEQLKKEGEAGRRKISQYTRYGTVLLAFVQATGMSVGLASQGIAYTADFSFYFTAIVTFVSGAVFLMWLGEQITEKGIGNGISLLIFAGIVAGLPGAVGQAFELARNEGAWNVLPLLALSVLGVATVAFVVFIERGQRRITVNYPRRQVGNKMYAGQSSYLPLKVNMAGVIPPIFASSILLFPASIGQWVGAGDGMEWLQRASQALGPGQPLYILLFAAAVVFFCFFYTALVFNPKDVADNLKKSGAFLPGIRPGEQTARYVDKVMTRLTLFGALYITAVSLMPQFLIVAWNVPFFFGGTSLLIVVVVIMDFMAQVQSHLMSHQYESVMKKSNLKGYGSGGIMR; encoded by the coding sequence ATGGCCAAGTCAGGAAACATGCCGGCGATGGGCAGCGGTCTGAGTGAACTGTGGGCGCGTCTGCGCTTCGTGCTCCTCGCCATCGTGGTGTACCGCATCGGTGCCCATATCCCCGTTCCCGGTATCAATCCTGACCAGCTTGCTGCCTTGTTCAGGGAGCAGCAGGGCACCATCCTGGGACTGTTCAACATGTTCTCGGGTGGTGCGCTGGAACGCATGAGTATCTTCGCCCTGGGCATCATGCCCTACATCTCGGCGTCGATCATCATGCAGCTGCTGACCGCAGTCTCGCCCCACCTCGAGCAGTTGAAGAAGGAGGGCGAGGCTGGCCGTCGCAAGATCAGCCAATACACCCGCTACGGTACCGTGCTGCTGGCCTTCGTCCAGGCTACCGGCATGTCGGTGGGCCTGGCCAGCCAGGGCATCGCCTACACCGCTGACTTCAGCTTCTACTTCACTGCCATCGTCACCTTCGTGTCGGGTGCAGTGTTCCTGATGTGGCTGGGCGAGCAGATCACCGAGAAGGGTATCGGCAACGGCATCTCGCTGCTGATCTTCGCCGGTATCGTCGCCGGCCTGCCGGGTGCGGTAGGCCAGGCATTCGAGCTGGCCCGCAACGAAGGTGCGTGGAACGTACTGCCGCTGCTGGCCCTCTCCGTGCTGGGCGTGGCGACCGTGGCCTTCGTGGTGTTCATCGAGCGCGGTCAGCGCCGCATCACGGTGAACTACCCGCGGCGCCAGGTCGGTAACAAGATGTATGCCGGGCAGAGCAGCTATCTGCCGCTGAAGGTGAACATGGCGGGTGTGATTCCGCCGATCTTCGCTTCCAGCATCCTGCTGTTTCCTGCCTCCATCGGCCAATGGGTCGGCGCCGGCGACGGCATGGAGTGGCTGCAGCGTGCTTCCCAGGCCCTGGGGCCAGGACAGCCGTTGTACATCTTGCTTTTCGCGGCGGCGGTGGTATTCTTCTGCTTCTTTTACACAGCGCTGGTCTTCAACCCAAAGGATGTCGCCGATAACCTCAAGAAGTCGGGGGCTTTCCTGCCGGGTATTCGCCCTGGTGAGCAGACCGCTCGCTATGTCGACAAGGTCATGACACGTCTGACCTTGTTCGGTGCCCTTTACATCACCGCGGTTTCTCTGATGCCCCAGTTCCTGATCGTGGCGTGGAACGTGCCGTTCTTCTTCGGCGGTACCTCGCTTCTGATCGTGGTGGTGGTCATCATGGACTTCATGGCCCAGGTGCAGTCGCACCTCATGTCGCACCAGTACGAGTCGGTGATGAAGAAGTCCAACCTGAAAGGCTATGGCAGCGGCGGCATCATGCGCTGA
- the rplO gene encoding 50S ribosomal protein L15 yields MKLNTLSPAPGSKHAEKRVGRGIGSGLGKTGGRGHKGQKSRSGGTVKPGFEGGQMPLQRRLPKFGFTSMKSLVSEEVRLSELAKVSGDEVTLETLKQANVLKDATQHAKIILSGDVNKAVTVRGLKVTKGARAAIEAAGGKVED; encoded by the coding sequence ATGAAACTCAACACGCTGAGCCCGGCGCCGGGCTCCAAGCACGCCGAGAAGCGCGTCGGCCGTGGCATCGGTTCCGGTCTGGGCAAGACCGGCGGCCGTGGCCACAAGGGCCAGAAGTCGCGTAGCGGCGGCACCGTGAAGCCCGGTTTCGAGGGCGGTCAGATGCCGCTGCAGCGGCGTCTGCCCAAGTTCGGCTTCACCTCCATGAAGTCGCTGGTCTCCGAAGAGGTGCGCCTGAGCGAGCTGGCCAAGGTCAGCGGTGACGAAGTCACCCTGGAAACCTTGAAGCAGGCCAACGTGCTCAAGGATGCCACCCAGCACGCGAAGATCATTCTTTCCGGCGACGTCAACAAGGCGGTTACCGTCCGCGGTCTCAAGGTCACCAAGGGTGCCCGTGCCGCGATCGAAGCCGCCGGTGGCAAGGTAGAGGACTAA
- the rpmD gene encoding 50S ribosomal protein L30: protein MAATLKVTQIRSTIGTLPKHKATMKGLGLRRIGHTVELEDTPAVRGMIHKVNYLVRVEGE, encoded by the coding sequence ATGGCAGCCACACTCAAGGTTACCCAGATCCGTAGCACCATCGGCACGCTGCCCAAGCACAAGGCCACCATGAAGGGCCTGGGCCTGCGCCGCATCGGTCATACGGTCGAGCTGGAAGACACCCCTGCCGTGCGCGGCATGATCCACAAGGTCAACTACCTTGTGCGGGTAGAGGGAGAGTAA
- the rpsE gene encoding 30S ribosomal protein S5: MAKNEQNTGDLQEKLVQVNRVAKVVKGGRIFGFTALTVVGDGNGRVGFGRGKAREVPVAIQKAMDQARRNMVKVSLKGHTLQYPVKARHGASKVYMQPASEGTGIIAGGAMRSVLELAGVHDVLAKCYGSTNPVNVVRATVKGLASMQSPEDIAAKRGLSVEAITG, from the coding sequence ATGGCGAAGAACGAACAGAACACCGGCGATCTGCAGGAAAAACTCGTGCAGGTCAACCGTGTCGCCAAGGTGGTCAAGGGTGGCCGTATTTTCGGCTTCACTGCCCTGACCGTCGTCGGCGACGGCAATGGTCGTGTCGGCTTCGGTCGTGGCAAGGCGCGTGAAGTGCCGGTCGCGATCCAGAAGGCGATGGACCAGGCACGCCGCAACATGGTCAAGGTGAGCCTCAAGGGCCATACCCTGCAGTACCCGGTGAAGGCCCGTCACGGCGCCTCCAAGGTGTACATGCAGCCGGCTTCCGAAGGTACCGGGATCATCGCCGGCGGCGCCATGCGCTCCGTGCTCGAGCTGGCCGGCGTCCATGACGTCCTGGCCAAGTGCTACGGCTCCACCAATCCGGTCAACGTGGTGCGCGCGACCGTCAAGGGTCTCGCCTCCATGCAGTCGCCGGAAGACATCGCCGCCAAGCGCGGTCTGTCTGTCGAAGCGATCACGGGGTAA
- the rplR gene encoding 50S ribosomal protein L18: MNAKKESRLRRARRARAKMRELGVYRLCVNRTPRHIYAQIISPDGGKVLASASTLDKDLREGATGNSDAAAKVGALIAERAKQAGITQVAFDRAGYKYHGRVKALADAAREGGLEF; the protein is encoded by the coding sequence ATGAACGCGAAGAAAGAATCTCGTCTCCGTCGTGCCCGCCGCGCTCGCGCCAAGATGCGCGAGCTGGGCGTGTATCGCCTGTGCGTCAACCGTACCCCGCGCCACATCTACGCGCAGATCATCTCGCCGGATGGTGGCAAGGTGCTGGCCAGCGCTTCCACGCTGGACAAGGACCTGCGCGAGGGAGCGACCGGTAACTCCGACGCCGCCGCCAAGGTCGGTGCGCTGATTGCCGAACGTGCCAAGCAGGCTGGCATCACCCAGGTGGCCTTCGATCGTGCCGGTTACAAGTACCACGGTCGCGTGAAGGCCCTGGCCGACGCCGCACGTGAAGGCGGCCTGGAATTCTAA
- the rplF gene encoding 50S ribosomal protein L6 has protein sequence MSRVAKYPVKVPAGVDVKLDGDQLTVKGGQGTLSMTVHPDVAIAQEEGQLTFNPSESAKSWAMVGTTRALVQNLVTGVSEGFTKTLEIVGVGYRAQASGQTLNLSLGFSHPVEYSLPEGVSAETPKNTVIVLKSADKQKLGQVAAEVRAFRPPEPYKGKGVRYADEQVRRKEAKKK, from the coding sequence ATGTCCCGCGTAGCCAAATATCCGGTTAAAGTGCCCGCCGGCGTCGACGTCAAACTCGACGGCGACCAGCTGACCGTCAAGGGCGGCCAGGGCACGCTGTCCATGACCGTTCATCCGGACGTGGCCATCGCCCAGGAAGAGGGTCAGTTGACCTTCAATCCGAGCGAGAGCGCCAAGTCCTGGGCCATGGTCGGCACCACTCGTGCTCTGGTTCAGAACCTGGTCACCGGCGTCTCCGAGGGCTTTACCAAGACCCTCGAAATCGTTGGCGTCGGCTATCGTGCCCAGGCAAGTGGCCAGACGCTGAATCTGTCACTGGGCTTCTCCCACCCGGTCGAGTATTCCCTGCCTGAGGGTGTCTCTGCGGAAACGCCGAAGAACACCGTCATCGTGCTGAAGAGCGCGGACAAGCAGAAGCTGGGCCAGGTCGCCGCCGAGGTTCGTGCCTTCCGTCCGCCTGAGCCCTACAAGGGCAAGGGTGTGCGGTACGCCGACGAGCAAGTGCGTCGTAAAGAAGCCAAGAAGAAGTAA
- the rpsH gene encoding 30S ribosomal protein S8 yields MSMQDTLADMFTRIRNAQMATKETVTMPSSKLKVQVARVLKEEGYINDFAVAEGTKPELTVTLKYFEGKPVIEHLQRVSKPSLRQYKGKDALPKVADGMGVAIVTTSKGVMTDRAARQAGVGGEVICTVF; encoded by the coding sequence ATGAGCATGCAAGATACTCTGGCGGATATGTTCACCCGTATCCGCAATGCGCAAATGGCCACCAAGGAGACGGTCACCATGCCGTCCTCCAAGCTCAAGGTCCAGGTGGCCCGCGTATTGAAGGAAGAGGGCTATATCAACGACTTCGCGGTCGCTGAAGGTACCAAGCCCGAACTGACCGTGACCCTCAAGTACTTCGAGGGCAAGCCGGTCATCGAGCACCTGCAGCGGGTATCCAAGCCGTCCCTGCGCCAGTACAAGGGCAAGGATGCACTGCCCAAGGTGGCGGATGGCATGGGTGTGGCGATCGTCACCACCTCCAAGGGCGTGATGACCGACCGTGCCGCTCGCCAGGCGGGCGTCGGTGGCGAAGTCATCTGCACCGTATTCTAG
- the rpsN gene encoding 30S ribosomal protein S14 has protein sequence MAKKSMIERELKRTKLVEKYAAKRAELKAIIQNVNASDEERFEATLKLQQLPRDSSPVRQRNRCRITGRPHGYYNKFGLARNKLREAAMRGEVPGLKKSSW, from the coding sequence ATGGCAAAGAAGAGCATGATTGAACGCGAGCTCAAGCGCACCAAGCTGGTCGAGAAGTACGCGGCCAAGCGCGCCGAGCTCAAGGCGATCATCCAGAACGTGAACGCTTCCGATGAAGAGCGCTTCGAAGCGACGCTGAAACTGCAGCAGTTGCCGCGTGACTCCAGCCCGGTGCGTCAGCGTAATCGCTGCCGTATCACCGGCCGTCCGCACGGCTACTACAACAAGTTCGGGCTTGCCCGTAACAAGCTGCGTGAAGCCGCTATGCGTGGCGAAGTCCCTGGGCTGAAGAAGTCCAGCTGGTAA
- the rplE gene encoding 50S ribosomal protein L5, protein MANLKERYQNEVVAQLKEQFSYANVMQVPRITKVTLNMGIGDATSDKKLIENAISDLEKLSGQKPLVTKARKSIAGFKVREGWPIGIKVTLRSERMWEFLDRLVNIAIPRVRDFRGLNPKSFDGRGNYSMGVREQIIFPEIEYDKIDRIRGLDVTITTTANTDEEGRALLSALNFPFKK, encoded by the coding sequence ATGGCGAACTTGAAAGAACGTTATCAGAACGAGGTGGTGGCTCAGCTCAAAGAGCAGTTCAGCTACGCCAACGTGATGCAGGTGCCGCGGATCACCAAAGTGACCCTCAACATGGGCATCGGTGACGCGACCAGCGACAAGAAGCTGATCGAAAATGCCATCAGCGACCTGGAGAAACTCTCCGGTCAGAAGCCGCTGGTGACCAAGGCGCGCAAGTCCATCGCGGGCTTCAAGGTGCGTGAAGGTTGGCCGATCGGTATCAAGGTGACCCTGCGCTCCGAGCGCATGTGGGAATTCCTCGATCGCCTGGTCAACATCGCGATTCCCCGCGTGCGTGACTTCCGTGGTCTCAACCCGAAGTCCTTCGACGGTCGCGGCAACTACTCCATGGGTGTGCGTGAGCAGATCATCTTCCCCGAGATCGAATATGATAAAATCGATCGGATTCGTGGGCTGGATGTCACCATCACCACTACTGCCAACACCGACGAGGAAGGTCGTGCGCTGCTGAGCGCGCTGAACTTCCCGTTCAAGAAATAA
- the rplX gene encoding 50S ribosomal protein L24 codes for MQKIKRDDEVIVIAGKDKGKRGTVKRVLKDERFVVSGVNMIKRHTKPNPMAGNQGGIVEREAPIHASNVAIFNSETGKADRVGFQVKEDGTKVRIYKSTQTQIDA; via the coding sequence ATGCAAAAGATCAAACGTGACGATGAAGTGATCGTCATCGCCGGCAAGGACAAGGGCAAGCGCGGCACCGTCAAGCGCGTCCTCAAGGACGAACGCTTCGTCGTGTCCGGTGTGAACATGATCAAGCGTCACACCAAGCCCAACCCTATGGCGGGCAATCAGGGCGGTATCGTCGAGCGCGAGGCTCCGATTCACGCGTCCAACGTGGCGATCTTCAACTCGGAGACCGGTAAGGCGGATCGCGTCGGCTTCCAGGTTAAGGAAGACGGTACCAAGGTACGTATCTACAAGTCGACGCAGACGCAGATCGACGCCTAA
- the rplN gene encoding 50S ribosomal protein L14 → MIQTQTMLDVADNSGARRVQCIKVLGGSHRRYARVGDIIKVTVKEAIPRGKVKKGQVLKAVVVRTRSGVRRSDGSLIRFDGNAAVLLNNTNEQPIGTRIFGPVTRELRTEKFMKIISLAPEVL, encoded by the coding sequence ATGATTCAGACTCAGACAATGCTGGATGTCGCCGACAACAGCGGAGCGCGCCGGGTGCAGTGCATCAAGGTGCTTGGCGGCTCACACCGTCGCTACGCGCGTGTCGGTGACATCATCAAGGTCACGGTGAAGGAAGCCATTCCGCGTGGCAAGGTCAAGAAAGGCCAGGTCCTCAAGGCGGTAGTGGTTCGCACCCGCAGCGGTGTCCGTCGTTCCGACGGTTCGCTGATCCGCTTCGATGGAAATGCGGCGGTTCTGTTGAACAACACCAACGAACAGCCGATCGGTACCCGTATCTTCGGACCGGTGACCCGTGAACTTCGTACCGAGAAGTTCATGAAGATCATTTCCCTGGCGCCCGAAGTGCTGTAA
- the rpsQ gene encoding 30S ribosomal protein S17 — protein sequence MAEEKKARTLTGKVVSDKMDKSIVVMIERRERHPIYGKYVKRSTKLHAHDEANQAKAGDTVSIQECRPLSKKKAWTLVEVIEQAKG from the coding sequence ATGGCCGAAGAAAAGAAAGCCCGTACGCTCACCGGCAAGGTGGTGAGCGACAAGATGGACAAGTCCATCGTCGTCATGATCGAGCGCCGCGAGCGGCACCCGATCTACGGCAAGTACGTCAAGCGCTCCACCAAGCTGCACGCCCATGACGAGGCGAACCAGGCCAAGGCCGGCGACACGGTATCCATCCAGGAATGCCGTCCGCTGTCCAAGAAGAAGGCCTGGACGCTGGTCGAGGTGATCGAGCAGGCCAAGGGCTGA
- the rpmC gene encoding 50S ribosomal protein L29: MKAQEIREKSVEQLQEQLFELLREQFNLRMQKATGQLSQTHLLKQVRRDIARVKTVLNEKAGD; encoded by the coding sequence ATGAAAGCCCAGGAAATTCGTGAAAAGTCAGTCGAGCAGCTCCAGGAGCAGCTCTTCGAACTCCTCCGCGAGCAGTTCAACCTGCGCATGCAGAAGGCCACCGGTCAGCTCAGCCAGACTCATCTGCTCAAGCAGGTTCGTCGGGACATCGCCCGGGTGAAGACTGTGCTCAACGAGAAGGCAGGTGACTGA
- the rplP gene encoding 50S ribosomal protein L16, translating to MLQPKRMKFRKMQKGRNRGLAHRGSKISFGEYGLKATGRGRITARQIEAGRRAITRHVKRGGKIWIRVFPDKPISKKPLEVRMGKGKGSVEYWVAQIQPGRVLYEIEGVSEELAREAFSLAAQKMPVSTTFVKRTVM from the coding sequence ATGTTACAGCCCAAGCGCATGAAATTCCGCAAGATGCAAAAAGGCCGCAACCGTGGCCTGGCGCATCGCGGAAGCAAGATCAGCTTCGGGGAATACGGCCTGAAAGCTACCGGTCGCGGCCGCATCACGGCGCGTCAGATCGAAGCCGGCCGCCGTGCGATCACCCGTCACGTCAAGCGTGGCGGCAAGATCTGGATCCGCGTGTTCCCCGACAAGCCGATTTCCAAGAAGCCACTCGAAGTCCGTATGGGTAAGGGTAAGGGCTCCGTCGAGTACTGGGTCGCACAGATCCAGCCGGGCCGGGTCCTGTATGAAATCGAAGGCGTGTCCGAAGAGCTGGCCCGTGAGGCCTTCTCCCTGGCCGCGCAGAAGATGCCCGTGTCCACCACCTTTGTGAAACGGACGGTGATGTGA
- the rpsC gene encoding 30S ribosomal protein S3, whose amino-acid sequence MGQKVNPTGIRLGIVKDHSSVWYAERGAYADKLNNDLEVRRFLEERLKNASVSKITIERPANNARITIHTARPGIVIGKKGEDVDKLRRDVTAMMGVPVHVNIEEVRKPELDAKLVAQNIAGQLERRVMFRRAMKRAVQNAMRLGAGGIKVQLSGRLGGAEIARTEWYREGRVPLHTLRADIDYATYEAKTTYGIIGVKVWVFKGEILGASKRSAPRLSNSRRPRPPRRKVPGKGRASRCYSPSA is encoded by the coding sequence ATGGGTCAGAAAGTCAATCCGACAGGTATTCGGCTGGGTATCGTCAAGGACCACTCCTCGGTGTGGTATGCCGAGCGCGGTGCTTATGCCGACAAGCTGAACAACGATCTCGAAGTGCGTCGCTTCCTCGAAGAGCGTCTGAAGAACGCCTCCGTGAGCAAGATCACTATCGAGCGTCCGGCGAACAACGCCCGCATCACCATTCACACTGCTCGTCCGGGCATCGTGATCGGCAAGAAGGGCGAGGACGTCGACAAGCTGCGCCGTGATGTCACCGCGATGATGGGCGTGCCCGTGCACGTCAACATCGAGGAAGTGCGCAAGCCGGAACTCGATGCCAAGCTCGTCGCGCAGAACATCGCCGGCCAGCTCGAGCGTCGTGTCATGTTCCGTCGCGCCATGAAGCGCGCGGTACAGAACGCCATGCGCCTGGGCGCCGGCGGCATCAAGGTGCAGCTCTCCGGTCGCCTCGGCGGCGCGGAAATTGCCCGCACCGAATGGTACCGGGAAGGTCGCGTGCCGCTGCACACTCTGCGTGCGGACATCGACTACGCCACCTACGAGGCCAAGACCACCTACGGCATCATCGGTGTCAAGGTGTGGGTCTTCAAGGGTGAAATCCTCGGGGCATCGAAGAGGTCCGCGCCAAGGCTAAGCAACAGCCGCAGGCCGCGCCCTCCAAGAAGAAAGGTTCCAGGTAAGGGGAGAGCGAGTCGATGTTACAGCCCAAGCGCATGA